A single region of the Leishmania panamensis strain MHOM/PA/94/PSC-1 chromosome 21 sequence genome encodes:
- a CDS encoding hypothetical protein (TriTrypDB/GeneDB-style sysID: LpmP.21.1850) produces the protein MLLHRSNAICLSSSLSAWCSAALFTRRLAHTAPAIGSVSSSSARTRHNTFTAPPSVRPGRKDTEEANPYKSWEHMNHTWLILMCVACLCAGWLAGRFVEVDESKIKPKYAKEDVVASACKQFEFRPDLAATSIRVAFVLAARRAGFPANTVDESCAVVQGLNDVAGVMNYLSNTYPTSSMEDVASLAAIAGIKYLSGPYEAILDQWKWGRDDSDATPKRNIPKDPSQKLFSIMSILHAVGGLTEAECVALLACHSVGEFHEDVSGLDSATHIGKRYVLSNRYYQFLLEHEKAFAPLTVARTQDNKEVTTLPQTFKHVYVKENVSDKTKKRQCVVNASELELLQNKTWRELVVRYAADEELWREQFQSAFTKMIESNFKRLRLYSDPNSA, from the coding sequence ATGCTGCTCCATCGGAGTAACGCCATCTGCCTATCTTCCTCGCTGTcggcgtggtgcagcgctgccttgTTTACTCGCCGCCTCGCGCACACGGCGCCTGCGATAGgcagcgtctcctcttcttccgccCGCACGCGTCACAACACGTTTACCGCTCCGCCGAGTGTCAGGCCTGGTCGGAAGgacacggaggaggcgaaccCGTACAAGTCATGGGAACACATGAATCACACGTGGCTAATCTTGATGTGTGTTGCCTGCCTCTGCGCTGGCTGGCTGGCGGGGCGTTTTGTTGAAGTGGACGAGTCGAAGATAAAGCCGAAGTACGCTAAAGAGGATGTGGTAGCATCTGCGTGCAAGCAGTTCGAGTTCCGCCCTGACTTGGCGGCGACGAGCATTCGCGTCGCGTTTGTGTTGGCGGCGCGTCGTGCCGGGTTTCCAGCCAACACGGTCGACGAGTCATGCGCAGTGGTGCAGGGGCTAAACGACGTGGCGGGGGTCATGAACTACCTGTCGAACACGTatcccacctcctccatggAAGATGTCGCCTCGCTCGCTGCGATTGCCGGCATCAAGTACCTGAGCGGCCCCTACGAGGCAATCCTGGATCAGTGGAAGTGGGGCCgtgacgacagcgacgcgaCTCCCAAGCGCAACATTCCAAAGGACCCGAGTCAGAAACTCTTCTCGATTATGTCGATACTGCATGCCGTCGGTGGCCTCACCGAGGCGGAgtgtgtggcgctgctcgccTGCCACAGCGTCGGCGAGTTCCACGAAGACGTGAGCGGCCTCGATAGCGCCACGCACATTGGAAAGCGCTACGTACTCAGCAACCGCTATTACCAGTTTCTGCTTGAGCACGAGAAAGCCTTCGCTccgctgacggtggcgcgGACCCAAGACAACAAGGAGGTGACGACGCTGCCACAGACTTTTAAGCACGTCTACGTCAAGGAGAATGTAAGCGACAAGACAAAGAAGCGGCAATGTGTTGTGAACGCCTCGGAGCTGGAGTTACTACAGAACAAAACTTGGCGGGAGCTTGTGGTTCGCTACGCTGCGGACGAGGAGCTGTGGCGGGAGCAGTTTCAGTCGGCTTTCACGAAGATGATCGAGAGCAACTTCAAACGACTCCGTTTGTACTCAGACCCGAACTCTGCTTAA
- a CDS encoding hypothetical protein (TriTrypDB/GeneDB-style sysID: LpmP.21.1800), producing MESNHIYTMLQQQQAVAVAAAQLEQAYNQTCYMLQQCSHNALLTVLMSLLTDYPTTLVQPIRMRVEQVLAHQMSPAAPGRVMVSGRRVSDFVPNSSAAPWTPSSMRGSAAPTPTANSTTPSHRRGRGHKGKEEEQEMCSIHNNLRAIKHLQLNVSTGLYECIHGFHCLVDGPAGASPKRATTTLAVSPSVPISRTNDPASPVESQPFVSPPTVVAPASAESRFSVSEVEALRMLGYSLPNTSPDQPQPHLAYDSSRPQSTLQQSHQPFSHTSLHSSGLGLSGPSPHDPESAQLGNGGGFTVISGDRSSTGTSPLDPRLNMDIPSLEYLLQSVRDIDDD from the coding sequence ATGGAGAGTAACCACATCTACAcgatgctgcagcagcaacaggcgGTAGCCGTGGCCGCAGCTCAGTTGGAGCAAGCGTATAACCAGACCTGCTAcatgctgcagcagtgctcgCATAATGCGCTTCTCACGGTACTCATGTCGCTGCTGACTGACTACCCCACTACCCTAGTCCAGCCAATACGCATGCGAGTGGAGCAGGTGTTGGCACATCAGATGTCTCCGGCCGCCCCGGGACGTGTGATGGTGTCAGGTCGAAGGGTAAGTGACTTCGTGccgaacagcagcgccgcgccgtgGACACCGTCAAGCAtgcgtggcagcgccgccccaACCCCCACGGCGAACAGCACCACCCCCAGTCACCGTCGCGGTAGGGGCCACAAAGGTAAAGAGGAGGAACAGGAAATGTGCAGCATACACAACAACTTGCGGGCGATTAAGCACCTCCAGCTAAATGTCTCCACGGGACTGTACGAGTGCATCCACGGCTTTCACTGCCTTGTGGACGGTCCGGCTGGCGCATCTCCAAAGCGGGCAACCACAACCCTTGCGGTGTCTCCCTCAGTTCCTATCTCCCGCACCAACGACCCCGCTTCGCCTGTCGAAAGCCAACCGTTCGTCTCACCCCCTACCGTCGTCGCCCCGGCTTCTGCGGAGTCGCGCTTCAGCGTGTCGGAGGTTGAGGCACTGCGGATGTTGGGGTACTCTCTTCCGAACACCAGCCCCGACCAACCGCAGCCACACCTCGCCTATGATTCGTCTCGCCCACAGTCAACACTGCAGCAGTCCCACCAGCCGTTTTCGCACACATCGCTGCACAGCTCAGGCCTCGGCCTTAGTGGCCCCAGCCCCCACGACCCCGAGAGCGCACAGCTCGGCAATGGGGGCGGGTTCACGGTGATCAGCGGCGATCGGTCCAGCACTGGTACCTCGCCACTCGACCCTCGGCTTAACATGGACATACCCTCACTCGAGTACCTCCTGCAGAGCGTGCGCGATATCGATGATGACTAG
- a CDS encoding choline dehydrogenase, like protein (TriTrypDB/GeneDB-style sysID: LpmP.21.1810), giving the protein MRRWVTSLAGAAADVGSLTFDVIVVGGGASGSLIAGRLAMENLKTLVIEEGADIRKFPEWYHTLPASTIAHRVAQRGFEAKDTLTTPQQHPDGVTKAPVWIPTPRVLGGHGVMGSRTWNLGDERDWEGSPWSFRNDLLPRVRTFENMEVFVPHRGKRGKFLICRPSNFSPYFKAFCEAASQDVPLVSEFTRKEFQVDCGCGRPDTFVDQSLGVANTTLQRYLLGTIKLNRPVRVECGAKVVGIRGSGGNRNIAAGISMRRADGQLVDVESSLVVVSAGSIGSARLLTASRGSVDVNASVGKNFWDVPQVVLQFHVKNRDSHNCYLDPLVCKVLWADLWCGRPQLSLRSSWDDLIMYWSSTGSSTPDVEIHFQPFTLANDGTQPMPSEHGCQFVVRPLRPRSRGQVSANGSLDPSYFSEAGDLATLQKGVAYVKDCLVKKTPFLPIIGSLAHERFESSGINGGSCSGAVDPQNCRLRDVKNVYVCDHSILPSPLTGSTLPYTLALADRFVDKLLQKCDVKCKMEEGPDERATRIVY; this is encoded by the coding sequence ATGCGTCGCTGGGTCACTAGCctcgccggtgctgccgcggaCGTGGGCTCACTGACGTTTGACGTCATCGtggttggcggcggcgccagcggctCCCTTATTGCCGGTCGACTGGCGATGGAGAACCTCAAGACACTCGTCATCGAGGAAGGCGCAGATATCCGCAAGTTCCCTGAGTGGTACCACACGCTCCCGGCCAGCACCATCGCCCACCGTGTGGCTCAGCGCGGCTTCGAAGCTAAGGACACGctgacgacgccgcagcagcatccggACGGTGTAACCAAGGCTCCGGTGTGGATTCCGACTCCGCGGGTTCTGGGCGGGCACGGTGTAATGGGTAGTCGTACGTGGAACCTCGGCGATGAGCGCGACTGGGAGGGGAGCCCGTGGAGCTTCCGCAATGACCTTCTGCCGCGTGTGCGCACCTTCGAAAACATGGAGGTGTTTGTGCCGCACCGCGGCAAGCGAGGGAAGTTCCTCATTTGCCGCCCGTCAAACTTCTCGCCGTACTTTAAGGCGTTCTGCGAAGCGGCATCGCAGGACGTGCCGCTCGTGAGTGAGTTCACACGCAAGGAGTTTCAGGTCGACTGCGGCTGCGGAAGGCCTGACACGTTCGTGGACCAGTCGCTGGGGGTGGCGAACACCACCCTGCAGCGGTACCTGCTCGGTACAATCAAGCTGAACCGCCCTGTTCGCGTGGAGTGTGGCGCCAAGGTGGTCGGTatccgcggcagcggtggcaacaGGAACATCGCTGCCGGCATCTCTATGCGGCGTGCAGACGGCCAGCTGGTGGATGTGGAGAGCAGCCTTGTAGTGGTGAGTGCGGGTAGCATTGGCAGCGCGCGGCTGCTCACGGCGTCACGCGGCAGCGTCGATGTGAACGCTTCGGTTGGGAAGAACTTCTGGGATGTGCCGCAGGTGGTCTTGCAGTTCCACGTAAAGAACCGTGATAGCCACAACTGCTACCTAGACCCGCTTGTGTGCAAGGTGCTCTGGGCAGACCTTTGGTGCGGTCGGCCGCAGCTCAGCCTCCGCTCCAGCTGGGATGACCTCATTATGTACTGGTCCTCGACCGGGTCATCGACGCCAGATGTCGAGATCCATTTTCAGCCATTCACGCTTGCGAACGACGGAACCCAGCCGATGCCGAGCGAGCACGGCTGCCAGTTCGTTGTACGGCCCCTGCGGCCGCGCAGTCGCGGGCAGGTGAGTGCGAACGGCTCCCTTGACCCCAGCTACTTCAGTGAGGCCGGGGACCTTGCCACATTGCAGAAAGGCGTCGCGTATGTGAAGGACTGCCTCGTGAAGAAGACACCCTTCCTACCGATCATTGGCTCCCTCGCACACGAACGCTTTGAGTCATCCGGCATCAATGGCGGGAGCTGCTCTGGTGCAGTTGACCCGCAGAACTGTCGCCTCAGGGATGTGAAAaacgtgtacgtgtgcgatCATAGCATTCTGCCGAGCCCACTAACTGGCAGTACACTCCCCTACACGTTAGCACTGGCGGACCGCTTTGTGGACAAGCTGCTCCAGAAGTGCGATGTAAAGTgcaagatggaggaggggccCGATGAACGGGCAACGCGCATCGTCTATTAG
- a CDS encoding microtubule-binding protein, putative (TriTrypDB/GeneDB-style sysID: LpmP.21.1830), whose translation MEAIIEKTQKELGVVIQAPKLTEKLLSRPPFRYIHDIVMSVMRATGFPDGIFNADQLDSSKVTDKKAKVQFLEKLIAAVEAATGTPIAARPSKIVAGEEAEKTNELFQQLAKCATLSPAQRESALQKVKSGDKQVAAAPSPALSAPAAADDRALSSNKEVTQAKAALQGSEDEHMKRRGEERRRRHEEKRREAERAKEKTVTESSSRTKEESSQAAATTASSEIERHRHREDKKRESVDAVDTATTSARKAPPRPKPTHEVIEAQRAAADAAPAVSVIREGKRGKADVESEDDEKADWQKVAEQYEVKPAARTAAVGEDAEVKGLLGQQALKAKRDQEAAARRAEVSSDGAAPADGGIIIRSNKNTASRGSGSHVLSDGDLNQLREQLQLLTKASNPLGKFLETIHDDIDSMTRELEMWRSESRSQALAAAEARRQTEETLQEIHANLQNLEDAISDQMLKTNNLRQTILANDAAMEAMTRTIVNPDIAAQ comes from the coding sequence ATGGAGGCCATTATTGAGAAGACGCAGAAGGAGCTGGGGGTGGTGATCCAGGCACCAAAGCTCACGGAAAAGCTGCTGAGCCGGCCACCATTCCGGTACATCCACGATATCGTCATGTCCGTCATGAGGGCGACTGGCTTTCCTGACGGCATCTTCAACGCCGATCAGCTGGACAGTAGCAAGGTAACCGATAAGAAGGCAAAGGTGCAGTTTCTGGAGAAGCTGATCGCTGCCGTCGAGGCAGCCACTGGCACCCCTATCGCCGCACGCCCCAGCAAGATCGTCGCCGGCGAAGAGGCCGAGAAGACAAACGAGTTATTCCAGCAACTCGCCAAGTGCGCTACGCTTTCGCCGGCGCAAAGGGAGTCAGCACTGCAAAAGGTGAAGAGCGGTGACAAAcaagttgctgctgcgccgtcgcctgCGCTttccgctcctgctgcagccgaTGATCGTGCGTTGTCGTCCAATAAGGAGGTGACCCAAGCcaaagcggcgctgcaggggTCCGAGGATGAACATATGAAGCGGCGCGGGGAGgagcgccggcgacgccacgaagagaagaggcgggaagcagagagagcaaaggagaagacagTGACAGAGTCGTCGAGCCGCAccaaggaggagagcagccaGGCCGCCGCGACCACTGCCTCCAGCGAGATAGAGCGACACCGTCACCGCGAGGATAAGAAGCGCGAGTCGGTGGACGCCGTTGACACCGCGACAACGAGTGCGCGtaaggcgccgccgcgtccgAAGCCGACGCACGAGGTTATCgaagcgcagagagcggcggcggatgcggcgccggcggTCAGTGTCATTCGCGAAGGCAAGCGTGGCAAGGCAGATGTGGAGAGTGAGGACGATGAGAAAGCGGACTGGCAGAAGGTGGCGGAGCAGTATGAGGTGAAACCGGCAGCCCGGACCGCTGCCGTGGGCGAGGACGCCGAAGTGAAGGGTCTGCTTGGGCAGCAGGCACTGAAGGCGAAGCGGGATCAGGAGGCCGCTGCCCGCCGCGCTGAGGTGAGCAGTGAcggcgccgctcctgcgGACGGCGGCATCATAATCCGTAGTAACAAGAACACCGCCTCccgcggcagcggtagtCATGTActcagcgacggcgaccTTAACCAGCTacgcgagcagctgcagcttctcaCTAAGGCGTCAAACCCACTCGGCAAGTTCCTGGAGACCATTCACGACGACATTGATAGTATGACTCGCGAGCTGGAGATGTGGCGCAGCGAGTCCCGTAGCCAAGCTCTGGCTGCCGCGGAGGCTCGCCGGCAGACGGAGGAGACCCTGCAGGAGATCCACGCGAACTTGCAGAACTTAGAGGACGCCATCAGCGACCAGATGCTAAAAACAAACAACCTGCGGCAGACCATTCTCGCCAATGATGCGGCTATGGAAGCGATGACGAGGACCATCGTCAACCCGGACATCGCAGCACAgtag
- a CDS encoding NIMA-related kinase, putative (TriTrypDB/GeneDB-style sysID: LpmP.21.1820) — translation MEKYTQVKVLGKGSFGSAWLIQRNEDHAQFVAKEVRLGGLKPAERASAQKEIDMLRTLNHPNITRYVDHFEHKGSLFIVMEYANGGDLYMRIKQQQGQLFSEKGILQCFSQICLALSYMHEHRILHRDLKTQNIFLTKDGIVKVGDFGISTVLRNTYELKHTICGTPYYFSPELCLNKPYNNKSDVWALGCVLYEMTTLNHAFDGNNMKALVQKILKGVYPPIHPMYSSNLSRLISAMLQIDPHKRPNVSQVLDLSFIRESLTGLQEAVQGARVDRRSVVSVEERALLQKAAARRKEEYHLKELEGAAMVEKAQQQQRAILMLQQLEGEERRRNLVEQQRRLQRQQELALQERKRALDERVREQRKLQGQKAKADAKAQRRREKQWDDNLKEHVMEAQHLPETEEQQPDSDHRSPPQLQQEELQKQQEQSAAEAYREMRRQAAANKQRCYQGSYFPGGAPCSQQQQQDKLLSLPLGQPLPPRTPPTSSHYSSRKMTSEELEDARSRAFWQMRREAIDNRKKMLGLDDTGIGESQATASTEAASGASPAPWNRTSAPFLAVPAPPQQSTLLPLSPPAAAEKSTNKSASRKDKSTPESNGAHGNDVHRPPSAPSSAVSLPLGAAAAAAAGAGVPQEVQKSVTPDGEEGLRNFLNGEAAATSPTEAEDRQRDDDYHALDTVIGETLKADRNKTFKDDFEDATFGEATDSSKLVLDGKTFHLPNVSATDPLMHRIESLRIFLEKEMGEDDLIACYRAMNNISASDDEVMHQLQSALPLSKQRFIPLVAHLVVCEDAFNRQGGPSTASAIGL, via the coding sequence ATGGAAAAGTACACGCAGGTGAAGGTGCTCGGCAAGGGCAGCTTTGGCTCTGCTTGGCTCATTCAGCGCAACGAGGATCACGCGCAGTTTGTGGCGAAAGAGGTACGGCTTGGCGGCTTGAAGCCGGCGGAGCGGGCGAGTGCGCAGAAGGAGATTGATATGCTGCGCACGCTGAACCACCCTAACATCACCCGCTACGTGGACCACTTTGAACACAAGGGCTCACTCTTCATTGTGATGGAGTATGCCAACGGCGGCGACCTGTACATGCGGATtaaacagcagcagggtcAGCTCTTCTCGGAGAAGGGGATTCTACAGTGCTTCTCGCAGATCTGCCTGGCGCTATCGTACATGCACGAGCACCGCATCCTTCACCGCGACCTCAAGACGCAGAACATCTTCTTGACGAAGGATGGCATTGTGAAGGTGGGCGACTTCGGCATCAGCACCGTGCTGCGCAACACATATGAGTTGAAGCATACAATCTGCGGCACACCCTACTATTTCTCGCCGGAACTATGTCTCAACAAGCCCTACAACAACAAGAGCGATGTATGGGCGCTGGGATGCGTCCTGTACGAGATGACCACCCTAAACCACGCCTTTGACGGCAACAACATGAAGGCGCTAGTGCAGAAAATTCTCAAAGGTGTGTACCCGCCGATTCATCCCATGTACTCGAGCAACCTCTCACGGCTCATCTCTGCCATGCTTCAGATTGATCCCCACAAGCGGCCCAACGTGTCGCAGGTGCTGGACCTCAGCTTCATTCGCGAGTCCTTGACAGGGCTACAGGAGGCGGTGCAAGGCGCACGCGTAGACCGCCGCTCTGTCGTGTCGGTCGAGGAGCGGGCACTCCTGCAAAAGGCCGCGGCCCGGCGCAAGGAAGAGTACCACCTGAAGGAACTGGAGGGCGCGGCaatggtggagaaggcgcaacagcagcagcgggccaTCCTCatgttgcagcagctcgaaggcgaggagcggcggcgcaacttagtcgagcagcagcggcggctccagcggcagcaggagctcgcCTTGCAGGAGCGCAAGCGTGCCCTAGACGAGCGAGTGCGCGAGCAGCGCAAGCTGCAAGGGCAGAAAGCTAAGGCAGACGccaaggcgcagcgccgccgggaGAAGCAATGGGACGACAACCTCAAGGAGCATGTGATGGAGGCGCAGCATCTCCCCGAGACTGAGGAGCAACAGCCTGACTCTGACCACCGCAGCCCTCCGCAGCTGCAACAGGAAGAGCTACAGAAACAGCAGGAGCAGTCTGCCGCAGAGGCGTACCGCGAGATGAGGCGGCAGGCTGCAGCAAACAAGCAGCGCTGTTATCAAGGCTCCTATTTTCCTGGCGGTGCGCCCtgctcgcagcagcagcagcaggacaaGCTCTTGTCACTGCCACTCGGTCAGCCGCTACCACCGCGTACCCCTCCCACGAGCAGTCATTACAGCTCGCGCAAGATGACATCAGAAGAACTGGAGGATGCGCGATCGCGGGCTTTTTGGCAGATGCGGCGCGAGGCTATCGATAACCGCAAGAAGATGCTCGGCCTCGATGACACGGGAATCGGCGAGTCACAGGCGACGGCGTCAACGGAGGCCGCGTCTGGCGCCTCGCCGGCGCCTTGGAATCGCACGAGTGCGCCATTCCTCGCAGTccctgcaccgccgcagcagagtacgctgctgccactgtccccaccagcagcggcagaaaagTCGACCAATAAATCGGCGTCGCGCAAGGATAAGAGCACACCAGAGAGCAATGGTGCCCACGGCAACGACGTGCACAGGCCCCCATCGGCCCCGTCATCTGCCGTGTCGCTGCctcttggcgctgctgctgctgctgctgctggtgctggcgtgccgcaggaggtgcagaaaAGCGTGACGCCggacggagaagaggggctgCGTAACTTCTTGaacggcgaggcggcggccacaTCGCCGACAGAGGCCGAGGACCGCCAACGAGACGACGACTACCACGCGCTGGATACCGTCATTGGCGAGACGCTCAAGGCTGATCGCAACAAGACCTTCAAGGACGACTTCGAAGACGCCACGTTCGGTGAGGCGACGGACTCTAGCAAGCTGGTACTGGACGGTAAGACGTTCCACCTGCCGAATGTGAGCGCTACCGACCCGCTCATGCACCGCATCGAGTCCCTACGCATATTCCTCGAGAAAGAGATGGGGGAAGACGACCTCATCGCGTGCTACCGAGCCATGAACAACATCTCCGCCAGCGATGACGAGGTGATGCATCAGCTGCAGAGCGCGTTGCCACTGtcgaagcagcgcttcaTCCCCCTAGTCGCGCACCTTGTGGTGTGCGAAGACGCCTTCAACCGCCAGGGTGgtccctccaccgcctccgcaaTCGGGCTTTAA
- a CDS encoding hypothetical protein (TriTrypDB/GeneDB-style sysID: LpmP.21.1840), with amino-acid sequence MPGREPPAHRGAQTSVSARRVAAPYASRRPPDSHAARPGLAGVQCSGAAPLTAVATASRSDQRSPIPAEGAPACPSCAARLKASQEVLRAYNALLLNSKQLFIDDALHHYSGDEAWIRVLRSLGWFNEGTPVNGAGRRRDVDQK; translated from the coding sequence ATGCCCGGACGTGAACCGCCAGCACATCGCGGTGCCCAAACCTCGGTCTCTGCCCGCAGAGTCGCCGCCCCGTATGCATCACGGCGACCACCAGACAGCCACGCGGCGCGACCAGGGTTAGCTGGCGTGCAATGCTCTGGTGCTGCCCCTCTTACAGCGGTAGCCACAGCAAGCCGGTCCGATCAGAGATCCCCGATACCGGCAGAGGGAGCCCCAGCCTGTCCTTCCTGTGCTGCACGCCTCAAGGCGTCGCAGGAGGTGCTACGCGCGTacaatgcgctgctgctcaactCAAAACAGCTTTTCATAGACGACGCACTGCACCACTACAGCGGTGACGAAGCGTGGATTCGCGTATTGCGTTCACTGGGCTGGTTCAATGAGGGGACGCCAGTCAACGGCGCAGGGCGGAGACGAGATGTCGACCAGAAGTAG